The following proteins are encoded in a genomic region of Desulfosporosinus youngiae DSM 17734:
- a CDS encoding phage portal protein, producing the protein MPIITENERIATIIKAGSRTAMNLEEIIKLEISEWKASEELGWMYVGQRYYANNPDILRRKRLVIGEGGQLVEDKNLANNKLVHNFLKKLVKQKVGYLLSKPLSIQTDNTAYQELLQKYFNKAFLQALKNLGKEAIIKGKAWLHIYYNDQGLLSLKRIPAEEIIPLWRDTEHTMLDALIRIYEVETYLGITKTIVTKVEFWDTSGVKRYILSDDQLTPDFEQGEWDSHFRLLVNKAEGGKPGEKLYNWERIPFICFKYNDDEVPLIKDVKSLVDDYDKRKSSNSNDLDDLPNSIYVIKDYDGTDLGEFRHNLSVYRAVKVTEDGGLETKSLEINTEAYKNHMEMDRKDIYEFGRGVDTQSDKFGNSPSGIALKFLYSDLDMDANDFEAEFQAGLEQLRWFIDQHIANTARQDFSEETVDFILNRDILMNETDTITNAKNSVGIISDETVISNHPWVTDAKDELKRVKEEREESLSDYPGLGGENNVGKDDGSED; encoded by the coding sequence TTGCCTATCATCACAGAGAATGAGCGAATAGCCACAATTATAAAAGCCGGATCCCGGACGGCTATGAACCTTGAGGAAATCATCAAACTAGAGATCAGCGAATGGAAGGCATCAGAAGAACTAGGTTGGATGTACGTCGGGCAGAGGTATTATGCCAATAATCCGGATATCCTACGACGAAAGCGCTTGGTGATCGGCGAAGGCGGTCAATTGGTTGAGGATAAGAATTTAGCAAACAATAAGCTTGTTCATAACTTCCTAAAGAAGCTGGTAAAGCAGAAAGTCGGGTACCTTTTATCCAAGCCTCTATCTATTCAGACAGATAACACGGCATACCAAGAGCTTTTGCAGAAGTATTTTAACAAGGCCTTTCTACAAGCACTCAAGAACTTGGGTAAAGAGGCCATTATCAAGGGAAAAGCGTGGCTCCACATCTATTACAATGACCAGGGACTTCTTTCGCTTAAGCGAATCCCTGCAGAGGAGATCATCCCCCTTTGGCGTGATACTGAACATACGATGCTTGATGCCCTGATACGGATCTATGAAGTAGAAACGTACCTCGGGATTACCAAAACGATTGTAACTAAAGTAGAGTTTTGGGATACCAGTGGCGTGAAGAGATATATTCTGTCCGATGATCAGCTTACACCCGATTTTGAACAGGGGGAATGGGATAGCCATTTTAGACTCCTTGTGAATAAGGCAGAGGGCGGGAAGCCCGGGGAAAAGCTTTACAACTGGGAGCGCATTCCCTTTATTTGTTTTAAGTACAACGATGATGAGGTTCCTTTGATTAAAGATGTTAAATCTCTCGTTGATGATTATGACAAGCGAAAATCAAGCAATTCCAACGATCTTGACGATTTACCCAATAGTATTTATGTGATCAAAGATTATGATGGCACGGATCTGGGCGAATTCCGGCATAACTTGTCCGTATATCGAGCTGTTAAGGTCACGGAAGATGGCGGGTTAGAGACCAAGAGCCTGGAAATCAATACAGAAGCCTACAAAAATCACATGGAGATGGACCGGAAGGATATTTACGAATTCGGACGCGGTGTGGACACCCAGTCTGACAAATTTGGGAATAGCCCTTCCGGCATTGCTTTAAAGTTCCTTTATTCGGACTTGGACATGGATGCTAACGATTTTGAGGCGGAATTCCAGGCCGGATTAGAGCAATTGAGATGGTTTATTGATCAGCATATCGCTAATACAGCAAGGCAGGATTTCTCGGAGGAAACCGTTGATTTTATCCTAAATCGCGACATCTTGATGAACGAAACGGATACAATCACGAATGCTAAGAATAGCGTGGGAATTATCTCCGATGAGACGGTCATATCAAATCACCCCTGGGTAACGGATGCCAAGGATGAATTAAAACGGGTTAAAGAAGAGAGAGAAGAAAGCCTTAGCGATTATCCGGGATTAGGGGGTGAGAATAATGTTGGAAAAGATGACGGAAGCGAAGATTAA
- a CDS encoding PBSX family phage terminase large subunit — translation MAWKIFKKKTKAFDFKPFSPKQKKLLYWWEDGSPHKDKDIVIADGAIRSGKTIAMICSFLRWSMKTFEGEGFVLAGKSIGALKRNVLKPMFQILEAWGIKYEYNRSEHFIVIGTNTYYCFGANNEASQDVLQGLTAAGALADEVALFPKSFVDQMIGRCSVDGAKIFLNCNPKGPYHYIKTEFIDKRFEKLIYYLHFTMDDNYSLSQKVKDRFRRMFSGVFFKRYILGLWVMAEGVIYDMFDEVRHKVPAVDRKYTMFYVSGDYGTQNPTTFSLWGKYSGKWYKVKEYYYSGRDKGKQKTDEEFYQDLEKFIGDIKVKAVIVDPSAASFIATIKKHGKFKVKNAKNDVLEGIRNVATALSDELILYNDSCLNTFREFFSYVWDEKAAERGEDKPAKLNDHCMDADRYFVNTILFHKPGVYFD, via the coding sequence ATGGCATGGAAGATATTCAAAAAGAAGACTAAAGCTTTCGACTTCAAACCCTTCTCACCCAAACAGAAAAAGTTGCTTTATTGGTGGGAGGATGGATCCCCTCACAAAGATAAAGACATTGTTATTGCTGATGGTGCCATACGTTCTGGAAAAACCATAGCCATGATCTGCAGCTTCCTCCGCTGGTCCATGAAGACCTTTGAAGGAGAAGGCTTTGTTCTTGCCGGGAAAAGTATTGGGGCACTTAAACGGAACGTTCTCAAGCCCATGTTTCAGATACTTGAGGCTTGGGGAATCAAATACGAGTACAACCGATCAGAGCACTTTATTGTCATTGGCACTAACACTTATTACTGCTTTGGCGCCAATAATGAAGCGTCTCAGGATGTCCTTCAGGGCTTAACCGCAGCGGGAGCGCTGGCTGATGAAGTCGCCCTGTTCCCGAAATCGTTTGTAGACCAGATGATTGGCCGCTGCTCTGTGGATGGGGCAAAAATATTCCTTAACTGTAACCCTAAAGGGCCGTATCATTATATCAAGACGGAATTTATTGATAAGCGTTTTGAAAAACTTATTTATTATCTGCACTTCACCATGGATGATAACTATTCGTTATCTCAGAAGGTCAAAGATCGGTTCCGCCGGATGTTCTCTGGGGTATTTTTCAAGCGTTACATTCTTGGCCTTTGGGTTATGGCTGAAGGCGTCATATATGACATGTTCGATGAGGTGCGGCATAAGGTCCCAGCAGTTGATCGAAAGTACACGATGTTCTATGTTAGCGGTGACTATGGTACCCAGAACCCGACAACCTTCAGCCTTTGGGGAAAATACTCAGGGAAATGGTATAAGGTTAAAGAGTACTATTATTCCGGAAGGGACAAAGGAAAGCAGAAGACAGATGAAGAGTTCTATCAGGATCTTGAGAAATTCATAGGGGATATAAAGGTTAAGGCAGTGATCGTGGATCCGAGCGCTGCTTCTTTTATTGCCACGATTAAGAAGCACGGTAAGTTCAAGGTCAAGAATGCCAAGAACGATGTACTGGAGGGTATCCGGAATGTAGCTACGGCGCTAAGCGACGAGCTGATTCTTTATAATGACTCCTGCCTTAATACGTTTCGGGAATTCTTCTCTTACGTCTGGGACGAAAAGGCGGCAGAGCGTGGAGAAGATAAGCCGGCTAAGCTGAATGACCACTGCATGGATGCAGATCGGTATTTTGTCAATACCATATTGTTCCATAAACCCGGGGTCTATTTCGATTGA
- the terS gene encoding phage terminase small subunit gives MPKERSPDRAKAFELYREHQGKIDLVDIAGQLNLPAGTIRGWKNKDKWEEQLNGTLQKNTERSKRKQGGQPNNKNAKGHGAPARNKNAETHGLFTKYLPAETLELMESLKSRSSLDILWDQITIQYAAIIRSQLIMDVTGKDEMIKELKRSYEKTTDRSTAKTNSTSQETEYEYEFQFAWDRQATFLKAQSRAMGELRSMIKQYDELLKSGLATEEQELRISKLKTEIDIMKGGGQGNDQEGINSFIKATKMSEAEIAALFENEEGDSDGMEDIQKED, from the coding sequence GTGCCAAAGGAGCGCAGCCCAGACCGGGCGAAGGCATTCGAACTATACCGAGAACACCAGGGGAAAATAGACCTGGTCGATATCGCCGGTCAATTAAATCTTCCTGCTGGAACCATTCGGGGCTGGAAGAATAAAGACAAATGGGAAGAGCAATTAAACGGAACGCTCCAAAAGAATACGGAACGTTCCAAACGCAAACAAGGCGGTCAGCCTAATAATAAAAACGCCAAAGGCCATGGGGCTCCAGCGAGGAACAAGAACGCTGAGACCCATGGCTTATTTACTAAATACCTGCCGGCGGAAACGTTGGAGCTGATGGAAAGCCTCAAATCCAGAAGTTCTTTAGATATCCTATGGGATCAGATCACGATTCAATATGCCGCCATTATCCGGTCACAGTTGATCATGGATGTAACCGGCAAGGATGAAATGATTAAAGAGCTTAAGCGTTCTTATGAAAAAACAACCGACAGAAGTACTGCAAAGACGAATTCCACCTCCCAAGAAACTGAGTACGAATATGAATTCCAGTTTGCCTGGGATCGTCAAGCCACGTTCCTTAAAGCTCAATCACGGGCTATGGGAGAGCTTCGCAGCATGATCAAGCAATATGATGAGCTACTTAAATCTGGCCTGGCGACGGAAGAGCAGGAACTACGCATTTCGAAGCTTAAAACCGAGATTGACATCATGAAGGGTGGCGGCCAGGGCAATGATCAGGAGGGAATCAATAGCTTTATTAAAGCAACCAAGATGAGCGAAGCAGAGATAGCTGCATTGTTTGAAAATGAAGAGGGCGATAGCGATGGCATGGAAGATATTCAAAAAGAAGACTAA
- a CDS encoding VRR-NUC domain-containing protein has translation MNHRESDEQQALFQWAKLMEVQYPELSLLHSIPNGGKRNAREAARLKKEGAKAGVSDIFLPVARGGFHGLYIEFKVKGGKLSDNQTWWLEETTKQGYYSTVCFGWIEASEVIQKYLARRKTDESTSGT, from the coding sequence GTGAACCATAGGGAAAGTGACGAACAGCAAGCCTTATTCCAATGGGCAAAACTGATGGAAGTGCAATATCCTGAACTTTCTCTTCTCCATTCAATCCCTAACGGCGGTAAGCGAAACGCCAGGGAAGCAGCGCGGTTAAAAAAAGAGGGGGCAAAGGCAGGAGTTAGTGATATATTCCTGCCGGTTGCCCGGGGCGGTTTCCACGGCCTTTACATTGAGTTCAAAGTAAAAGGCGGTAAGCTATCGGACAATCAAACATGGTGGTTAGAGGAAACGACTAAACAGGGGTACTATTCGACCGTTTGTTTTGGATGGATCGAGGCAAGTGAGGTTATCCAGAAGTATCTGGCAAGGAGGAAAACCGATGAAAGCACTAGTGGTACTTAA
- a CDS encoding single-stranded DNA-binding protein, translating into MLNRVVLIGRLTKDPELRYTPTGVAVANFTLAVDRNYKNAQGERETDFINCVVYRKLAELSAEYLAKGKMAAVDGRIQVRSYTGNDDQKRWVTEVIAENVRFLSPKGSEGGSTDSRSLDKTSSFGHEVNLDDDIPF; encoded by the coding sequence ATGCTAAACAGAGTTGTATTAATCGGCAGACTTACGAAAGACCCCGAATTGCGTTATACACCCACAGGTGTGGCGGTCGCTAACTTCACATTAGCGGTGGACCGCAATTATAAAAACGCTCAGGGTGAGAGGGAAACCGATTTTATTAATTGCGTAGTTTATCGCAAACTTGCTGAATTATCTGCCGAATATTTAGCTAAAGGTAAAATGGCAGCAGTAGACGGAAGGATACAAGTTCGCTCCTATACGGGCAACGACGATCAGAAACGCTGGGTCACTGAAGTAATTGCCGAAAACGTGAGGTTCCTGAGTCCAAAAGGCAGTGAGGGCGGGAGTACGGATTCAAGGTCTCTGGACAAGACAAGCTCGTTTGGGCATGAAGTGAATTTAGATGATGATATTCCATTTTGA